Within Quercus lobata isolate SW786 chromosome 5, ValleyOak3.0 Primary Assembly, whole genome shotgun sequence, the genomic segment CTTAAGAATCGGTTTCTTTTACTGGTGCTCCTTCGTCTGGGCTCACAGGTATTACTATGGACAAATCTGTTGAGTTCTCATATGAAGAGCTTGCAATAGCTACTGATGACTTCAGCCTAAATAATAAGATTGGGCAGGGTGGCTTTGGATCTGTTTACCATGCAGAATTACGAGGAGAGGTTTGTTGAATCTTACATTGTTGTCTTGCTGTCATACTTCAGAATCTGAGTCCTATATACATTCCAACCATGATGTAACATGAGCCTTATTGGCTTGAAAGCACCATAGTAAGAGCAAAAGGTCCACCGTCATCTCTGAAGTCACATAAAATCTCATGGCATTTTTGGAGTAGACATCCAAACTGTCAGAACTTTAGGATCTAATCATATAAATTCAACCGTTGTATGTCGTAGCACTAGCAGTCCTCTTTGAGAATTCaaaaaccatgtaattttttcACATTTACTCTAATACCATGATAAACTACCACTTATTCCAAAGCTTAAGCCGTTaggaaataataaatttaagcatttaaaatttattctaaCAGACTCTTTCGTCCTACTATCATGCAGAAAGCTGCAATTAAGAAGATGGATATGCAAGCATCTAAAGAATTTCTTTCTGAACTGAAGGTTTTAAACAATGTTCATCACTTGAACCTGGTAATATTCTTTCCCTGTAATTTTATTCACTACTTCAATTTCTTTTGGtagatttcaaattcaaaataaatccGATTGATGGCTGAGGCATCATGCCAACTTGGTTAGAGACTAGAAGCAGATTGTACATTAGAAAACTCAAGTCAGAATCTTCTAGCTGATGGATTCTGCACCTTTCCAATCATGTTGTAACTAGTTACTGATGATTAATATTCTAAGTAAATGTATATGCAAGCATAAGTATTTGGCTTACTTTATTATTTGAACTTCATTGGTTATTAGAGGCTTATACAATTTTCTTAGCTCTTTGCCATAACGCTCTTTGACATGACACTTTGCTCGGGAGAAATGCTGGCTTCAGATTTCGGTATATACATAACTATTAGAACATTTTGTGAAACCAGTATTTGCTTTCTGTGAGTGCTTAGCTAATATCAAGTTGCCTATTTTGCCCAACTAACAGTTGCATCGTTCAATTATCTTAAGGTGACTCTTTCGTTCTATGTTAAACTTCATGCAGGTTCGCTTAATAGGATATTGCGTTGAAGGCTCCTTATTCCTAGTTTATGAGTATATAGAGAAAGGCGACTTAAGTCAACATCTGCACAGCTCACGTGAGAATGATAATGCATCTGCTTACTGAACATCTCATTTCTATCAATGTATGTTCATGACTGCATTATTGTATCTTTGGTTTTCAGGAAGGGATCCATTGCCGTGGTCTACTAGAGTGAACATTGCATTGGATTCTGCAAGAGGACTTGAATACATCCATGAGTATACCGTTCCAGTCTACATCCACCGTGATATTAAATCAGCAAATATACTAATAGACAAGAACTTCCGGGGAAAGGTATGCTTGTTTTGACGTAGTAGCACTGAGATCACCATCattattctaaacttttttGGTAACAGGTTGCAGATTTTGGGCTAACAAAATTGACTGAATATGGAACTGCTTCGCTGACCTCAAATCTTGCGGGTACATTTGGATACATGTCTCCAGAGTAAGAATttcctaattttctttttcaatttttcatttcatttatttgtttactCTTGAAGCAGATATTGTTCATTTGCACATTATAAAGTGGTGAAATTTGTATTACATATCCATGTTTGAGTtatctttcaaattttatttactttcgTTCTTGAACTTTTATTGCTAATGTTCAAGACATGGTAGGTAGCTTTTTCTCATCAGTGTTTAGATGCAAGGATTGCTTTGTCCTTCATTATATGGACCATACAAAGAATAAGGAGCAGTATCTATACACACAATTCTTTACATTTTGGATGAGCCTAAATTGTGAACATATGACATTTGGTGCCTACCAGGACACCGCTGACAGGAAAACTAATTGTGAACTCAAGGATCTTTCCGAGTTTTATTATACAAAAACAGTTAAACTGAATGCAACATTTTGTGTGCAGATATACTCAATATGGTAAGATTTCCCCGAAGATAGATGTATATGCTTTTGGAGTTGTCCTCTTTGAACTAATATCGGGCATGGAGGCAGTGGGACTTGTTGCTTTGGTTGTTTTCTCTGCCCTTCCTCTGCTTACTATTTGAATGTAGTTCAACAATTGCTTATATGAGAATTTACCCAAATTGTATCTAATGATATGATGCAGTTTAAAAATGTGCTTAGCCGGCCTAATCCAAGAGAATATCTTCATAAACTTGTGGACCCTAGACTTGGTGATGATTACCCATTTGACTCTGTGTGTAAGGTGATTTCTCACTCACAATAAACATGCAAATTATAGACTATTAATCTTATTTCTAAAAAGATTTTATGGCTGATTCGGCTGCAGCTGGTTGAGCTTGCCAATGCTTGTACTCAAGAGGAACCTCAACTAAGGCCAAGCATGAGGTCTATAGTGGTTGCACTAGTGTCGCTTTCATCTTCAACTGAGGATTGGGATTTTGGTTCTTTCTATGAAAATTCCTGCTCTAGTCCATCTAATTTCTGGAAGAGGATGCTCATGAAGCCTCATGTTAACTGGCGATGCATGGCTTTAAAGGTGACCTCATGAAGAAAAAGTCGTCTCAACAATCATCTGTAAATTCTGTTGCGAAGTACCCTAGGAGATTTGAAAGGTGGAAGAAATGTAGATATTGTGTGGTAGTTTACATCAATTTGTTTTCAGTCTCTTTTAAGATTTTCTGTGTCACCATTCATTGGGAGTGATTTACCTGGTGTTTGTATGACTTGGCTTGGCATATTAATTCATGTTTAGGCATAGAAATGTTCCAGCTTCTACTTGAATTGTTCCATTCTTTCGAGTAGCTGAATCTATGCATCTGGGCCATGGTTGCATTGAGAATTTAGCATTCGTTTGGAGGAAACCAACAGGCAGACACATATGAAGGAAATGTTCGATCAGCCACAATAAAATTTAGTGGCATCATATGTAATACAACATAGGACTTcgatttatatatatgtgtcaGCTTCTATGGATAAATGTACCATGCTATGACAAAGGATTCGTTTCAGAAATCTTACATACAACAAGATCAAAGAGAAcattaaaaaacttcaattttgtTGCCGCAGTCACTGGCAGCTCCTAGTTAGAGTCagggtggtcacaagaccacctggcccggaaaaaaaaaatcattattatatataaaatttaaaaattttatgatttttttaccttaaaaaaaaataatgtgtgaccaccctaaatttttttaggtccaatctatatatatctaaaaaccTGAAACATAGAAGTTAATGTTGCTACTCTCTTATTGTGCCACATCATCCACTTATTTTCAGCTCTTACTCTCTCATTTTTAGTTATTCTTCCCTTTATTAATTTCCCACTTTCTCCAACATTTCCttctaacttttatcttttgatCTTCCCACTCCTCTCTATCCTACCGTTACTCTTTCTCTATCCATTCATCTTCCtcttattttgactcttcttgtCCCATCTTCTTTACTATAAATAAACTattatctcttattcaatccaTATTTCCCACACCTGAATAtgataactctctctctctctctctctctcatagttttttttttttttcttttggtgggTCTCTTTCTCTCATAGGGTaatgaatctctctctctctctctctctctctctctctctctgtgttatGTATGTATGTGCCTGTGTGTATATTCTTTTGgtgtatttttaattcaatcttACATCTCTACTTTAAGTTGATctaatttggttgtgtttttaagctgttatctttttttttctttgactgTTAGATGTGGtcctattttattataaatatattatataataatattatgttattctattacatagcatggttatgataatttggtgtttacaactatatcttttattttgaatattcttctcattatcttttattctatatttgttattctctccccaaaaaaaaatgtgatatactctctctctctctctctctctctatatatatatatatagatatataattctttcttgcaactcttGATACGTTTTAGTGTTGTGTTTTTTGAGTTCGCATCACAAGTCTTTTTACTCCCTCTTATAGTTTTGGGTTGATATTTATTTGAGTTAATCCTTAGTTAGTTTGGAAgtgagaatttgagtttatatcaaaacacaatctacatgaccatcatgaatttaaatgtgcctatcaattatttgaataATGTCGATTGTAAttatgtgataattttttattatcacgATAATATCTttgagagaatgaaaattttaaataataaattttaaatttaaaaaatttaaattgtactaaaagaaattaagaaaaatataattcataataaaaatatttagaagaaaatggaCCTCTTCAATCAAAAGGATAATATCaaacaaaaacaccaaaaatgataaatttatatatttgtaaaaatagagagacagctagaaattatttttagaaattgtttaatattTCCAAAGAACAAATTATATACAATTAAGTTAAAGAGTAAGTATATATTAGACCACAtcttaaaataatcatatattccCACGTATCGCGTGGGTCCGCGACTACTATAATTAAACTTTGGACAAAGTATagcaacaaacttggttgtagatTAAAgctacaactccactcaatattgttttattagatatgaattttaacaattctacaattagattacattttttttcttatatcttccatacttgcaaaacttcaaaaagattaaagataaatagcttatgtcatcaatcaaatgtttaattatcgagtttttgtaatctaaaattatacacaaaaaataagtttatggatcaaatagtaaataacatctgattgacaTGAAACTTGACgtgtgttttaagaacataaaaaacatacaattcaacaattaaattttcaaaatatgtagtcatgttaatttgtttagtaaaagttgtagtctaaggttacaactaaatttgtagtcaaattttggtctttttaacaatatattgggcctttacaaacaaaaaagaaaaatccaagaaaattttagtttgaaagaGATATAACTTGTAGCATTAATAATGAGATATAACTATCTTTTTTACTAAATACTAGTAAGTTTCTCATGCAATGCACGGATAATGTTGTAATATATTAAATAAGATGGTTTTGGAATATGTTGTATATGTATTTTAACATAAttgttgtggggcccaataatccgtgggccagacccatttacttgttggggtccaaaggcccaagccgaggaggtgATGGTCCAAACTCGGCAATACAAATACGACGTagccttgggacacagccgaggacgactcagtcctcggcataacCAAGATCTTACAAGaggaaagggcaaaaatggtatagaaataactttggaaaaaatctaaaatatctatgacaTTCAAAAAAGGATACGCTGGGAAATATAACGACCCGAGAAAGCTGCTCTTACtaccattcaatactctgcacctgacagagccatactcttcagcttttacaaccacccccaaccactctgggtatgggctgatgggacaagtatcagtcttggaatgccgatcctacacgtggacgaaggataatgaactcaggctagtataaaaggaaaagtaagcaattcatagaaggggctgggaaaaatggccaaaaaccagagcctcccagcccgcctccaagagaaagactcctaaggcgaagacgacttaaccatgtatgcatatcacgtaaacccaccgtttggcgaccaaggcctagccttccaaacccacgctctacaaatgatattgtttgagcctttttacgtgcgaacccaacaccgttacggtccgcctcgaattgtgtccttacaattgttatagaactttattaataataagtttaacataaaaagtaacaattataaattgcacacacatatccattataattattcaattgaatgaatgagaaatatatataataataaaaattacaactttggagaaatattatagaataaaagttgatatatatagaatgtgtctttttctttctccttaattctaaaacaaaatatacatccCTAACACCCACATTCAATCACGTCatttacaaaacccacaaatccacaACATTCGACCTTAACATCAAAATTGTAATTGCCGttgtcactcaatataaaattcaaGCTTCCCTTCCTTGACTGTAGCCACTCATACCGGTTAGGATTAGATGAAACAACAATGTTAGAACTAGGTAGGTGTCGTCGAAAGATTGAAGATAAATGACATCGTTTTTGGcctatgtgtatgtatgtatatatatatatatatatatatatatatatatatataggggtaGAAGTGTAAGAAGGAAAAATGgtgaattaaaatgcaaagagttttgtgtatatgtgtgagggatgaaaaatcttgaaacactaaaccaaatgaaacaaaaagttaatatttaatttgcTCTTATCTCGAATGTGGCActtgagaatatttcaattATCTTTGTATAGAATGTGTCACTTGGTAGAACCTTATGCACTCCCACgtgaggtctctgcttttatatatatattgattgattgattgtataatttaagtttcttaataaccttgaaaaaaaatcctaaagctGCCATTGGCCGCAGTTGATATATATTGTTGGTTTCATTTCTTGTATCCAAACTCCATAGGGTTATTATCTATGTACTAATGTAGGTAACACATTGGCGTTTATGttgtatttcattttctttctggCTTTCACACATAGATGTAGCTATAGCCTTCAAACAAGTAAATTAAACTACTTCTTGGTCAGGGAATTTTAGAATAACCCAAATGGCTGTCTGCagctaaaatatataaatttatcacATTTTACAAGTAAATATGGCATATTTTTTGGTTATGAATAATATGATTGCCGTCCATTGATCAAACGTTGTGCTCTCACATCTGCCATCTTCACCAAAATATAGTACTTTCAAACAAGATACTATATTTTGTAGTCTTTTTGCAATAAAATTGAGTTCATTATGTTATATTGGAAGAAATTTGGAGGGTGACTGTGTAAGATTTCCTAATGCATATTATTTTCTCAACAGAAATTTGGGGGGTTGTCTGTGTAAAATACCTCTAGTTAATATTGTGAAAAGTTTGGaggtataaaaataaaacttgaaatattttttataaataaaaatctctatGCAAtcataagtatatttttattttcctttataatATTGCTAATTATGAAGTTTCAGTCCCTATCAATGTCTTTTGGGTATGAATTCTAGTGTTTTATGCAACTCATTATTAGTGTCTTCAATCTCTGGGTCTACAAGGTAGTCCAAAGAAACTATTTTCCATATTCAATTTTGCAGTAATGGGATAGTgctatatattttcataattaagtGCTTGATACCTCTAAAAGCTTGGATTTGTGCTAAAAcccaagagcttgtttagacccccaattaaaaattatgactAGATTGTTTGTACTCTAACTTAAgctaagtgcggaacaagagtaaataagcgCAATGAACCAATAAAGCTACCCTATgccatattcatccatcatcaacaataaaatgaaagcttaaagagtagggaagagagatgcaaacacaagataataccaagacgtgttatcgaagaggaaaccgaagaaatCAGCGAAAAACTCTCCGCGACCCTCCAAGtcaaaatcgatccactagagaataaagttggagcaTACGAATAACAAAAATCCTCCAAGCCTAATATatcccatgtacttgagccctccaagctcctgctaccaataTACTTGTCGGAgttttgtcttctctagctttccagATCCCGCAATTtagcccgattgcatccgccaataAATGGCTCCTTCTAATACTTCCCAACAGCACTGAAGTCTCAATTGACACTTAGAATGGGTGtagtaagtgtttgggctaacaacctctcaaggatctagagatggagaggttagagttgaggaaaaccacaagaaaatgtgtagatgattgtgggtataacaatctctaactctcaagtgtatttgttagggttttctctctaaaaataactCTTTACAATTTGTAGGTAATGAGGGTatttatagtgtgggtaaagaatttGGCAAAGCAACACtactttttgccaaacagaaaCTTTCGCGGGTACTTCGCAAGGTGGCTCTTCTCGCGAACTTGTCAgcctggcacgactcttcaacttccagtCATTTACTTCACACGTGGCCTTTTCGCGAGTTGCTTCTCACGAGCTACTTGTGAATTCTACTGATTCATcttttgaagcttgattcttcaccgatctctcacactcatcccttacaaataaacccacatacatacatatagggaaaatgattgaaaaaattacaatcaaatttggtataGAATTAAAGCCAATACAAGATAGTTGGAAATCACAGCTTTACAACCTCTAAATCTTAGTAAGGAGAATTATGTGTTAGCCTTCATATCCAATGAAATCGTTAGAAAGCTTTACCTAATTATAATTGTGTAATTACCATCTGCTGGCCTCAATAAGCCAAGGAAAACTACAGGATAATTTTAGAATCACTAGACATAGATTGTTAGTTTTTGAATGTTAAGTCTAGatactttttataaaatgtcTATGAAATACTTAAATTCTCCGGGAATAATTATAAAGTCCAGATATTA encodes:
- the LOC115989187 gene encoding chitin elicitor receptor kinase 1-like isoform X5, whose translation is MRDAKGAQRRRRRRLYSLDTSRPLLRIGSTGVDWMKRNRGGFERYTQQNWRYQSRKFLLPPRRTDQNRTFPPLNGAIACRPIVAVAGASIFLAFCLYVGNVVVASTPLSRRQYLQRRNGLTGITMDKSVEFSYEELAIATDDFSLNNKIGQGGFGSVYHAELRGEKAAIKKMDMQASKEFLSELKVLNNVHHLNLVRLIGYCVEGSLFLVYEYIEKGDLSQHLHSSRRDPLPWSTRVNIALDSARGLEYIHEYTVPVYIHRDIKSANILIDKNFRGKVADFGLTKLTEYGTASLTSNLAGTFGYMSPEYTQYGKISPKIDVYAFGVVLFELISGMEAVGLVALFKNVLSRPNPREYLHKLVDPRLGDDYPFDSVCKLVELANACTQEEPQLRPSMRSIVVALVSLSSSTEDWDFGSFYENSCSSPSNFWKRMLMKPHVNWRCMALKVTS
- the LOC115989187 gene encoding chitin elicitor receptor kinase 1-like isoform X3; this translates as MRDAKGAQRRRRRRLYSLDTSRPLLRIGSTGVDWMKRNRGGFERYTQQNWRLISSFGTATGWLTRQWTLLQGWVVAKWIPFYQSRKFLLPPRRTDQNRTFPPLNGAIACRPIVAVAGASIFLAFCLYVGNVVVASTPLSRRQYLQRRNGLTGITMDKSVEFSYEELAIATDDFSLNNKIGQGGFGSVYHAELRGEKAAIKKMDMQASKEFLSELKVLNNVHHLNLVRLIGYCVEGSLFLVYEYIEKGDLSQHLHSSRRDPLPWSTRVNIALDSARGLEYIHEYTVPVYIHRDIKSANILIDKNFRGKVADFGLTKLTEYGTASLTSNLAGTFGYMSPEYTQYGKISPKIDVYAFGVVLFELISGMEAVGLVALFKNVLSRPNPREYLHKLVDPRLGDDYPFDSVCKLVELANACTQEEPQLRPSMRSIVVALVSLSSSTEDWDFGSFYENSCSSPSNFWKRMLMKPHVNWRCMALKVTS
- the LOC115989187 gene encoding chitin elicitor receptor kinase 1-like isoform X4; translation: MRDAKGAQRRRRRRLYSLDTSRPLLRIGSTGVDWMKRNRGGFERYTQQNWRWWLTRQWTLLQGWVVAKWIPFYQSRKFLLPPRRTDQNRTFPPLNGAIACRPIVAVAGASIFLAFCLYVGNVVVASTPLSRRQYLQRRNGLTGITMDKSVEFSYEELAIATDDFSLNNKIGQGGFGSVYHAELRGEKAAIKKMDMQASKEFLSELKVLNNVHHLNLVRLIGYCVEGSLFLVYEYIEKGDLSQHLHSSRRDPLPWSTRVNIALDSARGLEYIHEYTVPVYIHRDIKSANILIDKNFRGKVADFGLTKLTEYGTASLTSNLAGTFGYMSPEYTQYGKISPKIDVYAFGVVLFELISGMEAVGLVALFKNVLSRPNPREYLHKLVDPRLGDDYPFDSVCKLVELANACTQEEPQLRPSMRSIVVALVSLSSSTEDWDFGSFYENSCSSPSNFWKRMLMKPHVNWRCMALKVTS
- the LOC115989187 gene encoding chitin elicitor receptor kinase 1-like isoform X6; amino-acid sequence: MRDAKGAQRRRRRRLYSLDTSRPLLRIGSTGVDWMKRNRGGFERYTQQNWRYQSRKFLLPPRRTDQNRTFPPLKPIVAVAGASIFLAFCLYVGNVVVASTPLSRRQYLQRRNGLTGITMDKSVEFSYEELAIATDDFSLNNKIGQGGFGSVYHAELRGEKAAIKKMDMQASKEFLSELKVLNNVHHLNLVRLIGYCVEGSLFLVYEYIEKGDLSQHLHSSRRDPLPWSTRVNIALDSARGLEYIHEYTVPVYIHRDIKSANILIDKNFRGKVADFGLTKLTEYGTASLTSNLAGTFGYMSPEYTQYGKISPKIDVYAFGVVLFELISGMEAVGLVALFKNVLSRPNPREYLHKLVDPRLGDDYPFDSVCKLVELANACTQEEPQLRPSMRSIVVALVSLSSSTEDWDFGSFYENSCSSPSNFWKRMLMKPHVNWRCMALKVTS
- the LOC115989187 gene encoding chitin elicitor receptor kinase 1-like isoform X1 — translated: MRDAKGAQRRRRRRLYSLDTSRPLLRIGSTGVDWMKRNRGGFERYTQQNWRWMPFCSVISSFGTATGWLTRQWTLLQGWVVAKWIPFYQSRKFLLPPRRTDQNRTFPPLNGAIACRPIVAVAGASIFLAFCLYVGNVVVASTPLSRRQYLQRRNGLTGITMDKSVEFSYEELAIATDDFSLNNKIGQGGFGSVYHAELRGEKAAIKKMDMQASKEFLSELKVLNNVHHLNLVRLIGYCVEGSLFLVYEYIEKGDLSQHLHSSRRDPLPWSTRVNIALDSARGLEYIHEYTVPVYIHRDIKSANILIDKNFRGKVADFGLTKLTEYGTASLTSNLAGTFGYMSPEYTQYGKISPKIDVYAFGVVLFELISGMEAVGLVALFKNVLSRPNPREYLHKLVDPRLGDDYPFDSVCKLVELANACTQEEPQLRPSMRSIVVALVSLSSSTEDWDFGSFYENSCSSPSNFWKRMLMKPHVNWRCMALKVTS
- the LOC115989187 gene encoding chitin elicitor receptor kinase 1-like isoform X2, whose amino-acid sequence is MRDAKGAQRRRRRRLYSLDTSRPLLRIGSTGVDWMKRNRGGFERYTQQNWRWMPFCSVISSFGTATGWLTRQWTLLQGWVVAKWIPFYQSRKFLLPPRRTDQNRTFPPLKPIVAVAGASIFLAFCLYVGNVVVASTPLSRRQYLQRRNGLTGITMDKSVEFSYEELAIATDDFSLNNKIGQGGFGSVYHAELRGEKAAIKKMDMQASKEFLSELKVLNNVHHLNLVRLIGYCVEGSLFLVYEYIEKGDLSQHLHSSRRDPLPWSTRVNIALDSARGLEYIHEYTVPVYIHRDIKSANILIDKNFRGKVADFGLTKLTEYGTASLTSNLAGTFGYMSPEYTQYGKISPKIDVYAFGVVLFELISGMEAVGLVALFKNVLSRPNPREYLHKLVDPRLGDDYPFDSVCKLVELANACTQEEPQLRPSMRSIVVALVSLSSSTEDWDFGSFYENSCSSPSNFWKRMLMKPHVNWRCMALKVTS